In Thalassophryne amazonica chromosome 4, fThaAma1.1, whole genome shotgun sequence, a genomic segment contains:
- the il12a gene encoding interleukin-12 subunit alpha, giving the protein MARSYVTSFALLLLLMRTSTGLPVRTPNAQTCAQCSALFQALLHNFAKLLKSDQLCFGIPSDGMMLRSQSDTVTTCTPTVVQNLSCMVQRNSSFNETECLGNIMKDLVFYESALQSYLTFPLRNPEDETALLRPALALMQGLKRCSLMPEEQSSENMAHVWGTSSFSNRQQMCKLVRGFHTRIITINRAVSYISSADHRR; this is encoded by the exons ATGGCACGCTCCT ACGTCACCAGTTTTGCACTGCTGCTGTTGCTGATGCGCACATCCACAGGCCTGCCGGTGCGCACTCCGAATGCGCAGACGTGCGCGCAGTGCTCCGCGCTCTTTCAGGCGCTCCTGCACAACTTCGCAAAGCTTCTCAAGAGT GACCAGTTGTGTTTTGGCATCCCGTCTGACGGAATGATGCTGCGCAGTCAAAGTGACACAGTGACGACCTGCACACCCACTGTGGTCCAG AATTTAAGTTGCATGGTACAAAGGAATTCATCTTTCAATGAG ACGGAGTGTCTGGGGAACATCATGAAGGACTTGGTATTCTATGAATCTGCTCTTCAGTCTTACCTCACCTTCCCACTCAGAAATCCTGAGGATGAGACTGCACTTCTTCGCCCAGCACTGGCACTCATGCAGGGCCTGAAG AGATGTTCCCTGATGCCAGAGGAACAGTCTTCAGAG AACATGGCCCACGTGTGGGGAACCAGTAGCTTCAGTAACAGGCAGCAGATGTGTAAGCTGGTCAGAGGCTTCCACACTCGGATCATCACCATCAACAGAGCTGTGAGCTACATCTCATCAGCAGACCACAGGCGCTAA